One part of the Ziziphus jujuba cultivar Dongzao chromosome 2, ASM3175591v1 genome encodes these proteins:
- the LOC107419172 gene encoding uncharacterized protein LOC107419172 isoform X1, with amino-acid sequence MGPRQCQVCNDAVSKYKCPSCLAPYCSLTCFKKHKEIPCSKPLSSEPKLATGSESLIGRPLSVHKPSEVLQRSQLEAIEACVFAATSSEIRNALKDENLQKLISKIDCSPDAENELDKAMDSESFRILTDKILSTISP; translated from the exons ATGGGTCCTCGTCAATGTCAAGTTTGTAACGATGCAGTATCTAAATATAAGTGTCCTTCGTGTCTTGCCCCTTA TTGTTCTCTTACCTGTTTTAAGAAACACAAGG AAATACCATGTTCTAAGCCACTGTCTTCTGAGCCTAAGTTAG CTACTGGTTCAGAATCACTTATAGGGAGGCCACTGAGTGTTCACAAACCAAGTGAAGTACTGCAGAGATCACAACTAGAGGCTATAG AAGCTTGTGTTTTTGCAGCTACTTCCAGTGAAATTCGCAACGCATTGAAAGATGAAAACCTTCAGAAACTGATATCTAAGATTGATTGCTCTCCAGATGCAGAGAAT GAACTTGATAAAGCTATGGATTCAGAGTCATTTCGTATACTTACTGACAAG attctctctaccataagcCCATAA
- the LOC107419172 gene encoding uncharacterized protein LOC107419172 isoform X2, protein MGPRQCQVCNDAVSKYKCPSCLAPYCSLTCFKKHKEIPCSKPLSSEPKLATGSESLIGRPLSVHKPSEVLQRSQLEAIATSSEIRNALKDENLQKLISKIDCSPDAENELDKAMDSESFRILTDKILSTISP, encoded by the exons ATGGGTCCTCGTCAATGTCAAGTTTGTAACGATGCAGTATCTAAATATAAGTGTCCTTCGTGTCTTGCCCCTTA TTGTTCTCTTACCTGTTTTAAGAAACACAAGG AAATACCATGTTCTAAGCCACTGTCTTCTGAGCCTAAGTTAG CTACTGGTTCAGAATCACTTATAGGGAGGCCACTGAGTGTTCACAAACCAAGTGAAGTACTGCAGAGATCACAACTAGAGGCTATAG CTACTTCCAGTGAAATTCGCAACGCATTGAAAGATGAAAACCTTCAGAAACTGATATCTAAGATTGATTGCTCTCCAGATGCAGAGAAT GAACTTGATAAAGCTATGGATTCAGAGTCATTTCGTATACTTACTGACAAG attctctctaccataagcCCATAA